Proteins from a genomic interval of Ramlibacter algicola:
- a CDS encoding DUF488 domain-containing protein, with product MAIRIVRLGTPRAPGEGLRIGTVRRPPRGVPKERFARDDWYDVWYPNLAPSAETMQLGLAAEDDRQWAAFTRKYKAEMAQPDASRTLDLLAALSHTAQFAVGCYCEDESRCHRSLLRGLLEQRGAKLD from the coding sequence ATGGCGATCCGCATCGTGAGGCTGGGCACGCCGCGCGCACCCGGCGAAGGGCTGCGCATCGGCACCGTGCGGCGGCCGCCGCGCGGCGTGCCGAAGGAACGCTTCGCGCGCGACGACTGGTACGACGTCTGGTACCCGAACCTCGCGCCGAGCGCCGAAACGATGCAGCTCGGGCTGGCCGCGGAGGATGACCGGCAATGGGCCGCGTTCACGCGCAAGTACAAGGCGGAGATGGCGCAGCCCGATGCGTCGCGCACCCTCGACCTGCTCGCCGCGCTCTCGCACACGGCGCAGTTCGCGGTGGGCTGCTACTGCGAAGACGAGTCGCGCTGCCACCGCTCGCTGTTGCGAGGCTTGCTCGAACAGCGCGGCGCGAAACTGGACTGA